AGGATCTTATTCTCTGAGCGGTTGGCGAAAAGCATACTAAGCTTCGTTGAATCGCCCTCTGTGTCCAGAGAGGCGTTCATGAACTGGAGAATAGGGCACAAGCCTGTGCCGCCACAGATCATGCCTACATCGGTCCAGCGATTCTTCCTGTACATCAGCTTGTACTGAACGACGCGGAACAGCAACGACTCCCCGACATCCATGGAGAAGAGGTGCTCGGTAAAACGGCCTGGCCGCTGCTTTTTCACGAGAAGGTCAAAATAGCCTTTTGTCCCGTTCGGTGTGATGGGGGTGTAGAAGCGCATGGGCTGATCGACCATGTTCGAGCCCTCCTTGAAGTGGGCCTGGAGCGTGCTGCACGGCACAAGGTCAAAGGTATCGCTCGGATCGTGTAGCAGAAAACGGAAGATGGCCACATCCTCAGCCAAGTTTAGCACCTCGCCCAGCACAAACGGCTTGAACTTGGTAGTGAAGACGTCCGTCTTTCCGGCGCACTCCGCCACCATGCGCTGGGAAGAGGTGTAGGTGTGGAAGGCAGCACCgagggcggcggccacgCCAAAGGACAGAAATTTGACCATAAGGACtcgagaggaagagagagagggggggaggggagggaagagcgaTGGTTATCGGGCAAGACACTTCGATGTGTCTCGGAGcgtatgtgtatgtatgcgCTTGCTTTCGTGCTCTCATGCGTATCGGCTGGGGCGATGGACTCTCTTccaagggaaaggggaaaacaaacgaaggaaaaacaagaagCGCAATtcacggcggtggtggttgaggaagggggggcaGACACCGCACGGGATAGAAAAGGtggagggaaaaagaggggctGCGGTGGTTTGCTTGTCCTCCTGATGCGTGCGTCGTGTAGGACAAGGCAGTCGAAGCAAAAGAAGCGATTTAAAAGGGAGCGTCCAAAACGAGAGAGCAAGGAGGACCGTGCAGCGAGTggagatggggagggggggggcacaaaGTAGGAAAAGATAGCTATCACGGAGAAGAGTGGGGCGCAGTCTGCTAGAGCCACGAATCTCGAGGAGAAGCGCacaaaacagagaaaaagagtcaagagagaaagcggggaaacgaaaacgaaaaagaagcggaacgcgtggtggtgggggggggggggggggcgatgaTGGGGCGTGCAGGCggaagaaggaggggaaaagtAGATTGGACTGCTTAGTTGCTTTCAAGAGGAGAGCCAAGGTGAAATGAGAGGCGGGAAGTGCGAGGAAGACGGAAAGGTCGAAAATGTTCGTGGAAGAgccacccctctccttctctctcgcgttTCACTCCTGCTGCGATGCGCACACATTACTGCTGGAGGGGCAGCAACGAACATCAATACAGACATGCGCACCCACGCCCCTTTACCACGTTCGTTGATGATCTCTCAGGAACATACACAAACGCCACCAGTGTGAACCACATTGCTGTTCCATTTTGCTGtgtctccgcctcctccccccccccccccgcggaggaggagtagGATAATCATTCGTTTTCCTTGTTCATTTTCGTCCGCTGTTGCCTGTTGGAAGACTTGTTCGCTGACGTTACTTGTCTAGACACGTGTGCCAGCAGCGCGTGTAgcgtcttctcttttggagtagcacacgcacacatacacacacaaaggagagggaatgCGCACGAAGCGATTCACTGGCCAACCCTACGATCCATCAGTTTCGTTTCGCAtcttcttttgttttctgctctgcttgtttgtttgtttttccccTCGCCCCCTTCATCTCACGAGGCGCGCTCGCACCCCAACACAACTGCATGTTGTCGCCACCTAATTTTCCACAGCACAGCACTCTTCATTAGGATTACTCGTGCTACGCCGCTTTACCAAGCAGACGATCAAGCTCCAACTCTAGCGCGGAGGCCAGCGCCGAGCAGCATTGCAGTGCGCACAGCTGCCCGTCGATCAGCCGCATCGTCCCCTCAATCTCGCTCAGACCCAGCAGCTCGTTGCGCGAGTGATTGTGCTGGCGTATAGCACGCcccaccttctcctccacgcccTGAACCTCTTCTAGCAGCGCTATAACGTTGTCGTACGTGActgcgcgctgctggtccACACCGCGAGGGTCTGTCGaatggtgctgctgctgctgctcccatTGCGCGTAGTATGGCTGCACTTTGTCTTCCAGAGATTGCAAGTACTCAGAGAGGACTGCTTGCCGTTGCTTGCACTCCGCCAATGTCGCCTCAGCGCTTTTTGCCGCTGTCAAGGCATCCTTCACGACTGACTGAACCTCGGTCAACTCTCGGCCACGTGCCATGATCTGTCGGTCGCGCGCGACGACGTGGCGGGCAAGGTCGGCGAAGTTCCTCTGATCTAAGGCGACGTCAATATCCAGTTTGCGTAGAACCGCACCGAGGCCCTTTCCGCCAAATTcctgcgacggcgaggcggcggcagctgccgcggTCGACAAGAGCGGCGCCTTCTCAGCCCTTGTCTCCGAGGATGTCGCACCCGCCGCAGTGAACACGGTGCTTCCACCTGTGGCCGCTGCCGGAGGAGACGCCGTTGCTGCGGAAGACGCTGTGGCACCGACGGTCTTTGCTGCATCGGATGACGCTGTTTCAGCGCCTGTGTTGCCGAAGTTGAAACCACAACCAGCGGCGGGTAgggtcgcagcagcagcagcaccagcaccagccgAGGTTGGGTTAGCCAACGTCACGCCGAACCCTCCAGttgcaggagctgcagcaggggcTGGTGCCAGGGACAAGCTCTTACCACCGAAGCTGGCTGGAGCAGCCGCAAGACCGCTCGTGCTGCCGTCACCGAGTGTGGAAGCGGCATTGAGGGCGGCGCCGATGCCGGTGCTAAGCCCAAACCCTCCGCTGGAGGATGTCTTGGCACCGTCAGCAGaaggcgtcgctgcagaaGTTGCACCACCGAATGGCCCGAAGCCCACCGGTGCCTTCGCAGTCGGCGCTGAAGCAGCCggagcaacagcaaagcCAAAGGCTCCTGAGGCCGGTAACGCACTTGCTGGTGCAGTGGCAGGGGTGGCATCAACGGGAGCAGCGAGGGTGGTGCTCGTAGTTGTGCTGAAGCCGCTGaatggagctgctgccgcgctggTTGTCGTGCCACCAAAGCCACCCCCTCCAGAGATTGGTGCAGCCAGGGTGCTCGCAGTGGCAAACGGCGTAGaggctgctggagctgcggTTCCTGGCGCAGCCGCTGAAGCAGCCGCTTCAGAACCGAATCCGCTAGTACCAAACGGTGTCGCTGGGTTCGCTGGGGGCTGCAGAGCTGTTGAGAAGCCGCTAGCCGACGGGCCGGACGGAGATGCCGCATTGCCAGCGCCGAATCCTCCTAAGCCAATAGTCGTCCCAGTCGGTGCCGGAGCCGATGCA
The nucleotide sequence above comes from Leishmania braziliensis MHOM/BR/75/M2904 complete genome, chromosome 32. Encoded proteins:
- a CDS encoding putative cytochrome-b5 reductase; translation: MVKFLSFGVAAALGAAFHTYTSSQRMVAECAGKTDVFTTKFKPFVLGEVLNLAEDVAIFRFLLHDPSDTFDLVPCSTLQAHFKEGSNMVDQPMRFYTPITPNGTKGYFDLLVKKQRPGRFTEHLFSMDVGESLLFRVVQYKLMYRKNRWTDVGMICGGTGLCPILQFMNASLDTEGDSTKLSMLFANRSENKILLKGLLDEKAREHKDRLQIFYTVDSFDDPNMISNPVYKKGTPLTVDVEKQPSTSPDGRKYFHGFRGYIDVPMLQATMPKPSPSTLLLVCGPDPMMVKVVGAAPMVLRAMSGGLAYQPSGAVLNNAADVSGFLGSLGYEKEMVYRF